Proteins encoded in a region of the Corallococcus caeni genome:
- a CDS encoding MBL fold metallo-hydrolase: MAMRFKNLDGSGPQAFTRVFKWAVTDKLLGKRRGSPARAVVPHVEPDLAVLATPPAPGEGARLTWLGHASWLVQLDGVSLLIDPVLRDAINVIIRRNVPPGVPVEKLPRIDASLVSHNHYDHLDLPTLKQVGARVITGLGHAPVFQGQGLSFQELDWWESTQVGPVRVHYVPSQHWSRRGLNDANEMLWGGFVVEGSSARVYHSGDTAYFQGFKEIGARFPKLDAALLPIGAYDPAWFMRLQHMNPEEAVQAFEDLGAMAFFAMHWGTFKLTDEPLDEPPVRLDAEWLRRGWPRDRVHVLPVGGTHTVRHG; encoded by the coding sequence ATGGCGATGCGCTTCAAGAACCTGGATGGCAGCGGACCGCAGGCCTTCACCCGCGTCTTCAAGTGGGCCGTCACGGACAAGCTCCTGGGCAAGCGCCGCGGTTCGCCCGCGCGCGCCGTCGTGCCGCACGTGGAGCCGGACCTGGCCGTGCTCGCCACCCCGCCCGCCCCGGGCGAGGGCGCCCGCCTGACCTGGCTGGGCCACGCGAGCTGGCTGGTGCAGCTGGACGGCGTGTCGCTGCTCATCGACCCGGTGCTGCGCGACGCCATCAACGTCATCATCCGCCGCAACGTGCCGCCCGGCGTGCCGGTGGAGAAGCTGCCGCGCATCGACGCGAGCCTCGTGTCCCACAACCACTACGACCACCTGGACCTGCCCACGCTCAAGCAGGTGGGCGCCCGCGTCATCACCGGCCTGGGCCACGCGCCGGTGTTCCAGGGCCAGGGCCTGTCCTTCCAGGAGCTGGACTGGTGGGAGTCCACGCAGGTGGGGCCCGTGCGCGTGCACTACGTGCCGTCGCAGCACTGGAGCCGCCGCGGCCTGAACGACGCCAACGAGATGCTCTGGGGCGGCTTCGTGGTGGAGGGCTCCAGCGCGCGCGTCTACCACTCCGGCGACACCGCCTACTTCCAGGGCTTCAAGGAGATTGGCGCGCGCTTCCCCAAGCTGGACGCGGCGCTCTTGCCCATTGGCGCCTACGACCCCGCGTGGTTCATGCGGCTGCAGCACATGAACCCGGAGGAGGCGGTGCAGGCCTTCGAGGACCTGGGCGCCATGGCCTTCTTCGCCATGCACTGGGGCACGTTCAAGCTGACCGACGAGCCGCTCGACGAGCCGCCCGTCCGCCTGGACGCGGAGTGGCTGCGCCGGGGCTGGCCGCGCGACCGCGTGCACGTGTTGCCCGTGGGTGGCACACACACCGTGCGGCACGGTTGA
- a CDS encoding M14 family zinc carboxypeptidase has product MLLPTLAALVLTQAPPPLTSLSEQSGWKRTGRYAEAESLCRAFPKAFPGKARCDTLGTTPEGRPMVALVVSQDGTLTADAARRKGRPVVFFQGGIHAGEIDGKDAGYWLLRDALQNRASVPDLLKGVTAVFVPVFNVDGHERFNPNHRPNQVGPEEMGFRVTGQNLNLNRDYVKADAPEMVLLLKYLNAWDPLVYVDLHVTDGAKFEPDVSVGLEPQKSGPPALRELGTKLVDELFTGLTAEGHQPLRFYPSFQKDDDPTSGFAYGVPPPRFSHAFWSVHHRFGVLVETHSWKSYAQRVKATRDVLEGLLRLVARDGAALQAAVKAEDQKAVAGQVREVVLGWESTPKRETIEFKGYAYERGPSDVSGQPYIRYDDTKPQTWKVPYAPDIQPAVTATLPAGGYLVSAAHAAWVAPKLAAHGIAFQRLPRAVPAAKVESFRSKDFQFQARSNESRQGLTARGDWKPDTQDLPAGTLYVPVAQKNVQLVAHLFEPAGPDSLLAWGFFNAHFEQKEYIEDYVLEPWARELLAKDAGVKAAFQERLKDPAFAKDPRARLRFFAELHPTWDERLGLYPVYRTASAPPSLGTVK; this is encoded by the coding sequence ATGCTCCTGCCCACCCTCGCCGCCCTGGTCCTCACGCAGGCTCCACCTCCTCTCACCTCCCTCTCCGAACAGAGCGGCTGGAAGCGCACCGGCCGCTACGCGGAAGCAGAGAGCCTCTGCCGCGCCTTCCCCAAGGCGTTCCCCGGCAAGGCCCGCTGCGACACGCTGGGCACCACGCCGGAGGGCCGCCCGATGGTGGCGCTCGTCGTCAGCCAGGACGGCACCCTCACCGCGGACGCCGCGCGCAGGAAGGGGCGGCCCGTCGTCTTCTTCCAGGGCGGCATCCACGCGGGTGAAATCGACGGCAAGGACGCCGGCTACTGGCTGCTGCGCGACGCGCTCCAGAACCGGGCCTCCGTGCCGGACCTGCTCAAGGGCGTCACCGCCGTCTTCGTGCCCGTCTTCAACGTGGACGGCCATGAGCGCTTCAACCCCAACCACCGCCCCAACCAGGTGGGCCCGGAGGAGATGGGCTTCCGCGTCACCGGCCAGAACCTCAACCTCAACCGGGACTACGTGAAGGCGGACGCGCCGGAGATGGTGCTGCTGCTCAAGTACCTCAACGCGTGGGACCCGCTGGTCTACGTGGACCTGCACGTCACCGACGGCGCGAAGTTCGAACCCGACGTGTCCGTGGGCCTGGAGCCGCAGAAGTCCGGCCCGCCCGCGCTGCGCGAGCTGGGCACCAAGCTGGTGGACGAGCTCTTCACCGGCCTCACCGCCGAAGGCCACCAGCCGCTGCGCTTCTACCCGTCCTTCCAGAAGGATGACGACCCCACCAGCGGCTTCGCCTACGGCGTCCCCCCGCCGCGCTTCAGCCATGCCTTCTGGTCCGTGCACCACCGCTTCGGCGTGCTCGTGGAGACGCACTCCTGGAAGAGCTACGCCCAGCGCGTGAAGGCCACCCGCGACGTGCTGGAGGGGCTCTTGCGGCTCGTGGCCCGCGACGGCGCCGCGCTCCAGGCCGCCGTGAAGGCGGAGGACCAGAAGGCCGTGGCCGGCCAGGTGCGGGAGGTGGTGCTCGGCTGGGAGAGCACGCCCAAGCGGGAGACGATTGAGTTCAAGGGCTACGCCTACGAGCGCGGCCCGTCGGACGTCTCCGGCCAGCCGTACATCCGCTACGACGACACGAAGCCCCAGACGTGGAAGGTGCCGTACGCGCCGGACATCCAGCCCGCCGTCACCGCGACGCTGCCCGCGGGCGGCTACCTGGTGTCCGCCGCGCACGCCGCGTGGGTCGCGCCCAAGCTGGCCGCGCACGGCATCGCGTTCCAGCGCCTCCCCCGCGCGGTGCCCGCCGCGAAGGTGGAGTCGTTCCGCTCCAAGGACTTCCAGTTCCAGGCGCGCTCCAACGAGAGCCGCCAGGGGCTCACCGCCAGGGGCGATTGGAAGCCGGACACGCAGGACCTGCCCGCGGGGACGCTCTACGTGCCGGTGGCGCAGAAGAACGTGCAGCTGGTGGCGCACCTCTTCGAGCCCGCGGGGCCGGACTCGCTGCTGGCGTGGGGCTTCTTCAACGCCCACTTCGAGCAGAAGGAATACATCGAGGACTACGTGCTGGAGCCCTGGGCCCGGGAGCTGCTCGCGAAGGACGCGGGCGTGAAGGCCGCCTTCCAGGAGCGGCTGAAGGACCCGGCCTTCGCCAAGGACCCGCGCGCGCGCCTGCGCTTCTTCGCCGAGCTCCACCCGACCTGGGACGAGCGCCTGGGCCTCTACCCCGTGTACCGCACCGCCAGCGCGCCTCCGAGCCTGGGGACCGTGAAGTAA
- a CDS encoding sensor histidine kinase — protein sequence MGPVSGTTTRRVLLAFGALVALFAAASGYALGRLSDIHEGTHALREVGGRAREARELATAVRDQYAHLAHTIILGNDSHRRFHAEARARVEALTRRLAEHARDADERAAVADIQASGDALDTLYRDTLLPAVMAKDAAAVEAAHGRALEWVSRIQARVDALTAGSDASMAAFESHVGTVERDSFRWALLLLGGATLFAAGVGVYIGNSVARPVARLSEGAARLARGDLDVRIPEDDPGEVGQLAAQLNRMTGALREHQARLVQHEKLVGIGRLAAGVAHEINNPLGVILGYVRLLQRRAEGALAEDLRVVEEEAVRCQDIVEGLLDLARPGRGPLEPVALRDACEEVVLRLREATRLGPQGSVSVEVHGQGTAWAQAPRLRQVLLNLVKNAAEAAGEGGRVEVRIAADADGASRVAVSDSGPGMSSEARARLFEPFFTTKPSGTGLGLAVSQAIAEAHGGRIDVDAGPLGGARFTLSLPAPSREQEAAA from the coding sequence ATGGGACCTGTCTCCGGCACCACGACCCGCAGGGTGTTGCTCGCGTTCGGCGCGCTGGTGGCGCTGTTCGCGGCGGCGTCGGGCTATGCGCTCGGCCGGCTGTCGGACATCCACGAGGGCACGCATGCGCTGCGCGAGGTGGGCGGCCGGGCACGCGAGGCGCGCGAGCTGGCCACGGCGGTGAGGGATCAGTACGCGCACCTGGCGCACACCATCATCCTGGGCAACGACAGCCACCGGCGCTTCCACGCGGAGGCCCGCGCGCGGGTGGAGGCTCTGACGCGGCGGCTGGCGGAGCACGCGCGCGACGCGGACGAGCGCGCCGCGGTGGCGGACATCCAGGCGTCGGGCGACGCGCTGGACACGCTCTACCGGGACACGCTCCTACCCGCGGTGATGGCGAAGGACGCTGCCGCGGTGGAGGCGGCGCATGGGCGGGCGCTGGAGTGGGTGTCGCGCATCCAGGCGCGGGTGGACGCGCTGACGGCGGGCTCGGACGCGTCCATGGCGGCCTTCGAGTCGCACGTGGGCACGGTGGAGCGCGACAGCTTCCGCTGGGCGCTGCTGCTGCTGGGCGGGGCCACGCTGTTCGCTGCCGGGGTGGGCGTGTACATCGGCAACTCGGTGGCGCGGCCGGTGGCGCGGCTGTCGGAGGGCGCGGCGCGGCTGGCGCGCGGTGACCTGGACGTGCGCATCCCGGAGGACGACCCGGGCGAGGTGGGCCAGCTGGCCGCGCAGCTCAACCGGATGACGGGGGCCCTGCGGGAGCACCAGGCGCGGCTGGTCCAGCACGAGAAGCTGGTGGGCATCGGCCGGCTGGCGGCGGGCGTGGCGCATGAAATCAACAACCCGCTGGGCGTCATCCTCGGGTACGTGCGGCTGTTGCAGCGGCGGGCGGAGGGCGCGCTCGCGGAGGACCTGCGCGTGGTGGAGGAGGAGGCGGTGCGCTGTCAGGACATCGTGGAGGGGCTCCTGGACCTGGCGCGGCCGGGGCGCGGGCCGCTGGAGCCGGTGGCGCTGCGCGACGCGTGCGAGGAGGTCGTCTTGCGCCTGCGCGAAGCCACGCGCCTGGGGCCCCAGGGCTCGGTCTCGGTGGAGGTGCACGGCCAGGGCACCGCGTGGGCGCAGGCGCCCCGGTTGCGGCAGGTGCTGCTCAACCTGGTGAAGAACGCGGCGGAGGCGGCGGGGGAGGGAGGCCGGGTGGAGGTGCGCATCGCGGCGGACGCGGATGGCGCGTCGCGCGTGGCGGTGTCGGACTCGGGGCCCGGGATGTCGTCCGAGGCCCGGGCGCGGCTGTTCGAGCCGTTCTTCACGACGAAGCCCTCCGGCACGGGGCTGGGGCTCGCGGTGAGCCAGGCCATCGCGGAGGCGCACGGCGGCCGCATCGACGTGGACGCAGGGCCCCTGGGCGGCGCGCGCTTCACGCTGTCGCTGCCCGCCCCGTCGCGTGAGCAGGAGGCGGCGGCATGA
- a CDS encoding DUF7151 family protein codes for MALLVSGCDAIDLSELTQRDAMTRVRAEPPGEHCEFGGDAVLTGLDQDRDGELDDAEVTATEYVCDDAIPKVRTRSRAEPHGMNCALGGQAVESGLDRNANGQLDDAEVAIADFVCATSVSNVLLRVRPVAPGERCPQGGQVSHAGHDVNANGLLEEEEISQEVYACNEAAPVLSRVRALPAFAAPCDGDDGGGAAVEAGPDLDGDSALTTSEIAATDYACGLAAADLKLRQQAEPAGPNCPRGGTRVEAFEDRDDDGALDPAGFASTVYVCQATRVHDGSFVIADPADLVALEGVTHLRGTLTLSAPTLADASLPSLAVIQGSLTVKGNSSLRRLSLPALHFVGGDVAVRSNARLDALALGGASGAVLWVERSLFVEDNPMLPTLAGLAAVQPRDSIFLRANNAMVEPGPLPRVVVLQGSLVIKDNLRMDRTPFVNLARVHGDVRLTGNAGMPAPSGLEKLTRVDGTLELRENSALEVLHPLAGLGSVGELHLIGNPRLTDTSGFTRLSYAGRIFIQGNKDLVSAGNMPVLEQVTQDFNVRYNEKLQRVHRLPLLKSVSAVVAAGNPVLTSLEGFSQLTRLNTLESLGNAALMSLGDLTLLRELDFLSLQGNAALTGFGLPELARVSGAFVVVDNAKLPTCQATALLASVFQGDPVTGVNIGGNDDAATCP; via the coding sequence ATGGCCCTGCTCGTCAGCGGCTGTGATGCCATCGACCTGTCGGAGCTCACCCAGCGCGACGCGATGACCCGGGTGCGCGCGGAGCCTCCTGGCGAGCACTGCGAGTTCGGCGGCGACGCGGTCCTGACCGGCCTCGACCAGGACCGCGACGGGGAGCTGGACGACGCGGAGGTCACCGCCACCGAGTACGTCTGCGACGACGCCATCCCCAAGGTCCGCACCCGCTCGCGGGCGGAGCCCCACGGCATGAACTGCGCGCTGGGGGGCCAGGCCGTGGAGTCCGGGCTGGACCGGAACGCCAACGGCCAGCTCGACGACGCGGAGGTGGCCATCGCCGACTTCGTCTGCGCCACCTCGGTCTCCAACGTGCTCCTGCGCGTGCGGCCGGTGGCCCCGGGCGAGCGGTGCCCCCAGGGCGGTCAGGTGTCTCACGCCGGCCATGACGTCAACGCCAACGGGCTGCTGGAGGAGGAGGAGATCTCCCAGGAGGTGTACGCCTGCAACGAGGCGGCCCCCGTCCTGTCGCGCGTGCGCGCGCTGCCGGCCTTCGCCGCGCCGTGCGACGGCGACGACGGAGGAGGCGCCGCGGTGGAGGCCGGCCCCGACCTGGACGGCGACTCCGCGCTCACGACGTCGGAGATCGCGGCCACGGACTACGCCTGCGGGCTGGCCGCGGCCGACCTGAAGCTCCGTCAGCAGGCCGAGCCCGCGGGGCCGAACTGCCCCCGGGGTGGCACGCGCGTGGAGGCCTTCGAGGACCGGGACGACGACGGTGCGCTGGATCCCGCCGGCTTCGCGTCGACGGTGTACGTGTGCCAGGCCACGCGCGTGCACGATGGGAGCTTCGTGATCGCGGACCCCGCGGACCTGGTCGCGCTGGAGGGCGTCACGCACCTCCGGGGCACGCTGACCCTCTCCGCGCCCACGCTCGCCGACGCGTCGCTCCCCTCGCTGGCCGTCATCCAGGGGAGCCTCACGGTGAAGGGCAACTCCAGCCTGCGGCGGCTGTCCCTGCCCGCGCTGCACTTCGTGGGGGGCGACGTGGCGGTGCGCTCCAACGCCCGGCTGGACGCCCTCGCGCTGGGCGGGGCGTCGGGCGCCGTCCTGTGGGTCGAGCGCAGCCTCTTCGTGGAGGACAACCCCATGCTCCCCACGCTGGCGGGACTGGCGGCGGTGCAGCCCCGCGACAGCATCTTCCTGCGCGCGAACAACGCGATGGTGGAGCCCGGTCCGCTGCCCCGGGTCGTCGTGCTCCAGGGGTCGCTCGTCATCAAGGACAACCTCCGGATGGACCGGACGCCCTTCGTGAACCTGGCGCGGGTGCACGGAGACGTGCGCCTGACGGGCAACGCGGGGATGCCGGCGCCCTCCGGCCTGGAGAAGCTGACCCGCGTGGACGGCACGCTGGAGCTGCGCGAGAACAGCGCCCTGGAGGTGCTGCACCCGCTGGCCGGGCTCGGCTCCGTGGGCGAGCTGCACCTCATCGGCAACCCCCGGCTGACGGACACGTCGGGGTTCACCCGCCTCTCCTACGCGGGCCGCATCTTCATCCAGGGCAACAAGGATCTGGTGAGCGCGGGGAACATGCCCGTGCTGGAGCAGGTCACGCAGGACTTCAACGTGAGGTACAACGAGAAGCTCCAGCGCGTGCACCGCCTGCCCCTTCTGAAAAGCGTGAGCGCGGTGGTGGCCGCGGGCAACCCCGTGCTGACGTCGCTGGAGGGCTTCAGCCAGCTGACCCGGCTGAACACGCTGGAGTCGCTGGGCAACGCGGCGCTCATGTCCCTGGGGGACCTGACGCTGCTGCGCGAGCTGGACTTCCTCAGCCTCCAGGGCAACGCGGCGCTCACGGGCTTCGGGCTGCCGGAGCTGGCGCGCGTGTCGGGGGCCTTCGTCGTCGTGGACAACGCGAAGCTGCCCACGTGCCAAGCCACCGCGCTCCTGGCGAGCGTGTTCCAGGGCGACCCGGTGACGGGCGTGAACATCGGCGGCAACGACGACGCGGCGACCTGCCCCTGA
- a CDS encoding RNA polymerase sigma factor → MTEAEGPDAAGLPPERDEVVAALLAHQRRFLAFVERRVGSRAVAEDLLQTAFARTLEKGGALKDGEGAVAWFYRLLRNALVDHHRRQAAEGRALEVEARDADGATDDLELKGAVCACLTELLPTLKPEYARLVRQVDLEGRAVPDVAREVGITANNAGVRLHRARLALKRSLERGCGACAAHGCLDCSCKPRR, encoded by the coding sequence ATGACGGAGGCTGAAGGGCCAGACGCCGCGGGGCTGCCCCCGGAGCGTGACGAGGTGGTGGCGGCGCTCCTGGCCCACCAGCGCCGCTTCCTCGCCTTCGTGGAGCGGCGCGTGGGCAGCAGGGCCGTCGCGGAGGACCTCCTCCAGACGGCCTTCGCCCGCACCCTGGAGAAGGGCGGGGCGCTGAAGGACGGCGAGGGCGCGGTGGCGTGGTTCTACCGCCTCCTGCGCAACGCCCTCGTGGACCACCACCGCCGGCAGGCCGCGGAGGGACGCGCGCTGGAGGTGGAGGCGCGCGACGCGGACGGCGCCACCGACGACCTGGAGCTCAAGGGCGCGGTGTGCGCGTGCCTCACGGAGCTGCTGCCCACGCTCAAGCCCGAGTACGCCCGGCTGGTGCGCCAGGTGGACCTGGAGGGGCGCGCGGTGCCGGACGTGGCGCGCGAAGTGGGCATCACCGCCAACAACGCGGGCGTGCGGCTGCACCGCGCGCGGCTCGCGCTCAAGCGTTCGCTGGAGCGAGGCTGCGGCGCGTGCGCGGCGCACGGCTGCCTGGACTGCTCCTGCAAGCCCCGCCGCTGA
- a CDS encoding sigma-54-dependent transcriptional regulator: MSDAKPSVLVVDDKENMLKLFARILGDAYAVTTAPDGAQALALLSARAFDVVVTDIQMPGADGFTVLREVKRRAPDTEVLLVTAYASVPKAVEAIKEGAYDYLSKPFDPDDVALVVARALERQRQHREARGLAARVARMPDFHGLRGTSPALQKTHALLAQVASRDLTVVLTGETGTGKELAARALHRESPRRDKPFVAVNCGALPAELVESELFGHARGAFTGATGAKAGLFEEAHGGTLFLDEVGDLPLPVQVKLNRALQEKEIRRVGTTTPVTVDVRVVAATHRDLAEEVAQGRFREDLYYRLGGVMVRMPALRERREDIAPLAMHFLAAANRSELEGFTPQALQALTAAPWPGNVRQLQNAVARAAAVAVGPRITPEDLPPELGTARAPAAPGPLPAEALAKQPYREAVDRVRDAVSRDYLTALMQEFSGNVTHAAERAGMERESLHRLLKRYGVRTEDFKRGD, encoded by the coding sequence ATGAGCGACGCGAAGCCCTCCGTCCTCGTCGTGGACGACAAGGAGAACATGCTCAAGCTGTTCGCGCGCATCCTCGGGGACGCGTACGCGGTGACGACCGCGCCCGATGGTGCGCAGGCGCTGGCCCTGCTCTCCGCGCGCGCGTTCGACGTGGTCGTCACCGACATCCAGATGCCGGGCGCGGACGGCTTCACGGTGCTGCGCGAGGTGAAGCGGCGCGCGCCGGACACGGAGGTCCTCCTCGTCACCGCCTACGCGAGCGTCCCCAAGGCCGTGGAGGCCATCAAGGAAGGCGCGTACGACTACCTGTCCAAGCCCTTCGACCCGGACGACGTGGCCCTCGTCGTCGCCCGCGCCCTGGAGCGCCAGCGCCAGCATCGCGAGGCCCGGGGGCTCGCCGCCCGCGTGGCGCGCATGCCCGACTTCCACGGCCTGCGCGGCACCAGCCCCGCGCTCCAGAAGACGCACGCCCTGCTCGCGCAGGTGGCGTCACGCGACCTCACGGTGGTGCTCACCGGCGAGACGGGCACCGGCAAGGAGCTGGCCGCCCGCGCGCTGCACCGCGAGAGCCCTCGCCGCGACAAGCCCTTCGTCGCGGTGAACTGCGGCGCGCTGCCGGCGGAGCTGGTGGAGAGCGAGCTCTTCGGCCACGCGCGCGGCGCGTTCACCGGCGCGACGGGCGCGAAGGCCGGCCTCTTCGAGGAGGCCCACGGCGGCACGCTCTTCCTGGACGAGGTGGGGGACCTGCCGCTGCCCGTGCAGGTGAAGCTCAACCGCGCGCTCCAGGAGAAGGAGATCCGCCGCGTGGGCACCACCACGCCGGTGACGGTGGACGTGCGCGTGGTCGCGGCCACGCACCGGGACCTCGCGGAGGAGGTGGCGCAAGGCCGCTTCCGCGAGGACCTCTACTACCGGCTGGGCGGCGTGATGGTGCGGATGCCCGCCCTGCGCGAGCGGCGCGAGGACATCGCGCCGCTCGCCATGCACTTCCTCGCCGCCGCGAACCGGTCGGAGCTGGAGGGCTTCACCCCCCAGGCCCTCCAGGCCCTCACCGCCGCGCCCTGGCCCGGCAACGTGCGGCAGCTCCAGAATGCGGTGGCGCGCGCGGCGGCGGTGGCGGTGGGCCCCCGCATCACCCCGGAGGACCTGCCGCCCGAGCTCGGCACGGCGCGTGCCCCCGCGGCCCCGGGACCGCTGCCCGCGGAGGCCCTGGCGAAGCAGCCCTACCGCGAGGCGGTGGACCGCGTGCGCGACGCCGTGTCGCGCGACTACCTCACCGCGCTGATGCAGGAGTTCTCCGGCAACGTCACCCACGCGGCCGAGCGCGCGGGCATGGAGCGCGAGAGCCTGCACCGCCTGCTCAAGCGCTACGGCGTGCGCACGGAGGACTTCAAGCGCGGGGACTGA